The proteins below come from a single Gossypium raimondii isolate GPD5lz chromosome 2, ASM2569854v1, whole genome shotgun sequence genomic window:
- the LOC105787740 gene encoding glycine-rich domain-containing protein 1 isoform X1, producing the protein MTSQLKYVSEEMEMEKEQGLEWIEAQKIEISLDLAGAAKNQLEFLAAVDRNRWLYDGPTLHRAIYRYNAYWLPLLAKCYEEPILEGPLVVPLDCEWIWHCHRLNPVRYKSDCEELYGKILDNTNVVSSLRGACKRKTEEIWNRLYPNEAYDFDFTKALSENASETLSGLEKPTEYDLVSAVKRQSPFFYQVSRAHMNNNIFIEEAVARYKGFLHLIKRNRENSTKRFCVPTYDIDLIWHTHQLHPVSYCKDLNTVLGKILEHDDTDSDRTKGKKLDVGFSGTTKQWENTFGKRYSKSGAMYRGNSPSPLAAIPCIPDILPKKIDATNEFPNIIKLPEMRIVEVLLEIVAVKNLPDEKKGNLFVLLSKTQPDVFCNTKQKLTILSESGKKQVLLFQCEPTGELHFELVSNSASTLPVTKTSKTLGTASLSIEEFLDPVSKLAVEKWLDLVPPSGNGSSKPIGLRVAASFTVPTAAPHVLHMVRSHPFSKGSCFQLPLTGTVPSGKSYTRVIDETQAEVIRLQMRESGKAKMKENSISSKQVIGITKHGETHTVAEFLGTHWNLMNSQWVLHNAEVGENGHLFDLKGNRTVKVFSGRKLDYEPKHCEKRKNEGDFMTAVEFSVEHPYGKAVALLNLKSRCLKAKEGWFVLPGLVSMFILSHILKKEGRFGFTVDGKSTKEIDGATRKVIVDNDQHASMETEVHSDVTLENAVIPKKDGSCNGGCGSEKGNTVSSGGCGGCGAGCGNVVKSGGCGSGCGSGCGGGCGAGCGNMVKSGGCGGGCGGGCGSGCGGGCGSIVNSGSCGSGCGGCGGGCGSMVNSSGCGSGCGGCGGGCGSMVNSSGCGLKEESSGCGGCGGCGGGCGNLINTCVGTGGVVKSNGCENPTYMEAAIKA; encoded by the exons ATGACAAGCCAACTGAAATACGTTTCCG AAGAGATGGAAATGGAGAAAGAGCAAGGACTGGAATGGATCGAAGCTCAAAAGATCGAAATTAGTTTGGACCTTGCAGGTGCTGCCAAGAACCAGCTTGAATTCCTCGCTGCTGTCGATAGGAACCGTTGGCTCTACGATGGCCCTACTCTCCATAGAGCCATTTACAG GTACAATGCTTACTGGCTTCCCTTGCTAGCTAAATGTTATGAAGAACCCATTTTGGAAGGGCCTTTGGTTGTTCCTCTTGATTGTGAATGGATTTGGCATTGCCATAGGCTAAACCCA GTTCGTTACAAGTCTGACTGTGAAGAACTCTATGGGAAGATCCTTGACAATACTAATGTTGTGTCTTCCCTTCGAGGCGCATGTAAACGGAAAACCGAAGAAATTTGGAACAGACTTTATCCGAATGAAGCTTATGACTTTGATTTCACCAAAGCCTTGTCTGAAAATGCCTCTGAAACACTTTCTGGGCTTGAAAAACCCACTGAATATGATCTAGTTTCAGCTGTTAAAAGGCAGAGTCCTTTCTTTTATCAG GTATCCAGAGCGCATATGAATAACAATATCTTTATCGAAGAAGCCGTAGCTAGGTATAAGGGTTTCCTTCATCTGATCAAGAGGAATCGAGAGAATTCGACAAAGCGCTTTTGCGTTCCAACCTATGACATCGACCTTATCTGGCACACACACCAGTTGCATCCTGTCTCTTACTGCAAAGATTTGAATACAGTACTTGGTAAGATATTGGAGCATGATGATACAGACTCAGACAGAACTAAGGGGAAGAAGCTTGATGTCGGATTTTCGGGGACTACTAAACAGTGGGAGAATACATTCGGCAAAAGATACTCGAAGTCGGGGGCCATGTATAGAGGGAATtctccatctcctcttgcagcTATTCCTTGCATTCCCGACATTTTACCTAAGAAAATAGATGCAACAAATGAGTTTCCGAACATTATTAAGCTTCCTGAGATGAGGATTGTAGAG GTACTTTTGGAGATTGTTGCAGTTAAGAACTTACCGGACGAAAAGAAGGGGAATCTCTTTGTCTTGTTAAGTAAAACTCAACCCGATGTATTCTGTAATACTAAGCAGAAACTGACTATTTTATCTGAGTCTGGGAAGAAACAGGTTCTTTTATTTCAGTGTGAACCTACTGGTGAACTGCATTTCGAACTCGTATCAAATTCAGCTTCCACTTTACCAGTAACAAAGACATCCAAAACTCTAGGCACTGCTTCACTCTCCATAGAAGAGTTTCTAGATCCGGTTTCCAAACTTGCTGTGGAGAAATGGTTGGACTTGGTACCCCCTTCTGGAAATGGATCTTCAAAACCGATTGGCCTACGTGTTGCTGCTTCCTTCACAGTTCCTACAGCAGCACCACATGTGCTTCACATGGTTCGATCCCATCCTTTTTCGAAAGGTTCTTGTTTTCAGCTCCCACTTACCGGAACTGTCCCAAGTGGCAAGAGCTATACCCGTGTCATTGATGAAACTCAAGCTGAGGTCATAAGACTCCAAATGAG GGAGTCCGGGAAGGCAAAGATGAAAGAGAACAGCATCTCGAGTAAGCAAGTAATTGGTATCACAAAGCATGGAGAAACTCATACAGTAGCAGAGTTTCTAGGGACTCATTGGAATTTGATGAATTCCCAATGGGTTCTTCACAATGCAGAAGTCGGTGAAAATGGTCATCTCTTTGATCTCAAAGGCAATAGGACG GTAAAGGTTTTTTCTGGTAGAAAACTGGATTACGAACCCAAACATTGTGAGAAGCGGAAGAACGAAGGTGACTTTATGACTGCGGTTGAATTTTCTGTTGAACATCCATACGGAAAAGCTGTTGCATTGCTTAACTTGAAATCTAGATGCTTGAAG GCAAAGGAGGGATGGTTTGTTTTGCCCGGATTGGTATCGATGTTTATACTTTCTCACATTTTGAAGAAGGAAGGACGCTTTGGCTTCACTGTTGATGGCAAAAGTACGAAAGAGATAGATGGTGCAACACGAAAGGTAATTGTTGACAACGACCAGCATGCCTCCATGGAAACTGAAGTCCATTCGGATGTGACATTAGAAAATGCAGTGATACCTAAAAAAGATGGTTCATGCAATGGGGGCTGTGGAAGTGAGAAAGGCAACACGGTAAGCAGTGGTGGCTGCGGTGGTTGTGGTGCTGGATGTGGAAACGTGGTGAAGAGTGGTGGTTGTGGTAGTGGCTGCGGCAGTGGATGTGGGGGTGGTTGTGGTGCTGGATGTGGAAACATGGTGAAGAGTGGTGGCTGTGGTGGTGGCTGTGGTGGTGGTTGCGGTAGTGGGTGCGGGGGTGGTTGTGGAAGCATAGTGAATAGCGGCAGTTGTGGCTCTGGCTGTGGTGGGTGTGGCGGAGGTTGCGGAAGCATGGTGAATAGCAGTGGCTGTGGCTCTGGCTGTGGTGGGTGCGGCGGAGGTTGTGGAAGCATGGTGAATAGCAGTGGTTGTGGACTCAAGGAGGAGAGCAGTGGCTGTGGTGGTTGCGGTGGTTGTGGCGGTGGGTGTGGCAACCTTATAAATACCTGTGTCGGAACCGGAGGTGTGGTAAAAAGTAATGGGTGTGAAAATCCCACATACATGGAGGCGGCTATAAAAGCTTGA
- the LOC105787740 gene encoding glycine-rich domain-containing protein 1 isoform X2, producing the protein MTSQLKYVSEMEMEKEQGLEWIEAQKIEISLDLAGAAKNQLEFLAAVDRNRWLYDGPTLHRAIYRYNAYWLPLLAKCYEEPILEGPLVVPLDCEWIWHCHRLNPVRYKSDCEELYGKILDNTNVVSSLRGACKRKTEEIWNRLYPNEAYDFDFTKALSENASETLSGLEKPTEYDLVSAVKRQSPFFYQVSRAHMNNNIFIEEAVARYKGFLHLIKRNRENSTKRFCVPTYDIDLIWHTHQLHPVSYCKDLNTVLGKILEHDDTDSDRTKGKKLDVGFSGTTKQWENTFGKRYSKSGAMYRGNSPSPLAAIPCIPDILPKKIDATNEFPNIIKLPEMRIVEVLLEIVAVKNLPDEKKGNLFVLLSKTQPDVFCNTKQKLTILSESGKKQVLLFQCEPTGELHFELVSNSASTLPVTKTSKTLGTASLSIEEFLDPVSKLAVEKWLDLVPPSGNGSSKPIGLRVAASFTVPTAAPHVLHMVRSHPFSKGSCFQLPLTGTVPSGKSYTRVIDETQAEVIRLQMRESGKAKMKENSISSKQVIGITKHGETHTVAEFLGTHWNLMNSQWVLHNAEVGENGHLFDLKGNRTVKVFSGRKLDYEPKHCEKRKNEGDFMTAVEFSVEHPYGKAVALLNLKSRCLKAKEGWFVLPGLVSMFILSHILKKEGRFGFTVDGKSTKEIDGATRKVIVDNDQHASMETEVHSDVTLENAVIPKKDGSCNGGCGSEKGNTVSSGGCGGCGAGCGNVVKSGGCGSGCGSGCGGGCGAGCGNMVKSGGCGGGCGGGCGSGCGGGCGSIVNSGSCGSGCGGCGGGCGSMVNSSGCGSGCGGCGGGCGSMVNSSGCGLKEESSGCGGCGGCGGGCGNLINTCVGTGGVVKSNGCENPTYMEAAIKA; encoded by the exons ATGACAAGCCAACTGAAATACGTTTCCG AGATGGAAATGGAGAAAGAGCAAGGACTGGAATGGATCGAAGCTCAAAAGATCGAAATTAGTTTGGACCTTGCAGGTGCTGCCAAGAACCAGCTTGAATTCCTCGCTGCTGTCGATAGGAACCGTTGGCTCTACGATGGCCCTACTCTCCATAGAGCCATTTACAG GTACAATGCTTACTGGCTTCCCTTGCTAGCTAAATGTTATGAAGAACCCATTTTGGAAGGGCCTTTGGTTGTTCCTCTTGATTGTGAATGGATTTGGCATTGCCATAGGCTAAACCCA GTTCGTTACAAGTCTGACTGTGAAGAACTCTATGGGAAGATCCTTGACAATACTAATGTTGTGTCTTCCCTTCGAGGCGCATGTAAACGGAAAACCGAAGAAATTTGGAACAGACTTTATCCGAATGAAGCTTATGACTTTGATTTCACCAAAGCCTTGTCTGAAAATGCCTCTGAAACACTTTCTGGGCTTGAAAAACCCACTGAATATGATCTAGTTTCAGCTGTTAAAAGGCAGAGTCCTTTCTTTTATCAG GTATCCAGAGCGCATATGAATAACAATATCTTTATCGAAGAAGCCGTAGCTAGGTATAAGGGTTTCCTTCATCTGATCAAGAGGAATCGAGAGAATTCGACAAAGCGCTTTTGCGTTCCAACCTATGACATCGACCTTATCTGGCACACACACCAGTTGCATCCTGTCTCTTACTGCAAAGATTTGAATACAGTACTTGGTAAGATATTGGAGCATGATGATACAGACTCAGACAGAACTAAGGGGAAGAAGCTTGATGTCGGATTTTCGGGGACTACTAAACAGTGGGAGAATACATTCGGCAAAAGATACTCGAAGTCGGGGGCCATGTATAGAGGGAATtctccatctcctcttgcagcTATTCCTTGCATTCCCGACATTTTACCTAAGAAAATAGATGCAACAAATGAGTTTCCGAACATTATTAAGCTTCCTGAGATGAGGATTGTAGAG GTACTTTTGGAGATTGTTGCAGTTAAGAACTTACCGGACGAAAAGAAGGGGAATCTCTTTGTCTTGTTAAGTAAAACTCAACCCGATGTATTCTGTAATACTAAGCAGAAACTGACTATTTTATCTGAGTCTGGGAAGAAACAGGTTCTTTTATTTCAGTGTGAACCTACTGGTGAACTGCATTTCGAACTCGTATCAAATTCAGCTTCCACTTTACCAGTAACAAAGACATCCAAAACTCTAGGCACTGCTTCACTCTCCATAGAAGAGTTTCTAGATCCGGTTTCCAAACTTGCTGTGGAGAAATGGTTGGACTTGGTACCCCCTTCTGGAAATGGATCTTCAAAACCGATTGGCCTACGTGTTGCTGCTTCCTTCACAGTTCCTACAGCAGCACCACATGTGCTTCACATGGTTCGATCCCATCCTTTTTCGAAAGGTTCTTGTTTTCAGCTCCCACTTACCGGAACTGTCCCAAGTGGCAAGAGCTATACCCGTGTCATTGATGAAACTCAAGCTGAGGTCATAAGACTCCAAATGAG GGAGTCCGGGAAGGCAAAGATGAAAGAGAACAGCATCTCGAGTAAGCAAGTAATTGGTATCACAAAGCATGGAGAAACTCATACAGTAGCAGAGTTTCTAGGGACTCATTGGAATTTGATGAATTCCCAATGGGTTCTTCACAATGCAGAAGTCGGTGAAAATGGTCATCTCTTTGATCTCAAAGGCAATAGGACG GTAAAGGTTTTTTCTGGTAGAAAACTGGATTACGAACCCAAACATTGTGAGAAGCGGAAGAACGAAGGTGACTTTATGACTGCGGTTGAATTTTCTGTTGAACATCCATACGGAAAAGCTGTTGCATTGCTTAACTTGAAATCTAGATGCTTGAAG GCAAAGGAGGGATGGTTTGTTTTGCCCGGATTGGTATCGATGTTTATACTTTCTCACATTTTGAAGAAGGAAGGACGCTTTGGCTTCACTGTTGATGGCAAAAGTACGAAAGAGATAGATGGTGCAACACGAAAGGTAATTGTTGACAACGACCAGCATGCCTCCATGGAAACTGAAGTCCATTCGGATGTGACATTAGAAAATGCAGTGATACCTAAAAAAGATGGTTCATGCAATGGGGGCTGTGGAAGTGAGAAAGGCAACACGGTAAGCAGTGGTGGCTGCGGTGGTTGTGGTGCTGGATGTGGAAACGTGGTGAAGAGTGGTGGTTGTGGTAGTGGCTGCGGCAGTGGATGTGGGGGTGGTTGTGGTGCTGGATGTGGAAACATGGTGAAGAGTGGTGGCTGTGGTGGTGGCTGTGGTGGTGGTTGCGGTAGTGGGTGCGGGGGTGGTTGTGGAAGCATAGTGAATAGCGGCAGTTGTGGCTCTGGCTGTGGTGGGTGTGGCGGAGGTTGCGGAAGCATGGTGAATAGCAGTGGCTGTGGCTCTGGCTGTGGTGGGTGCGGCGGAGGTTGTGGAAGCATGGTGAATAGCAGTGGTTGTGGACTCAAGGAGGAGAGCAGTGGCTGTGGTGGTTGCGGTGGTTGTGGCGGTGGGTGTGGCAACCTTATAAATACCTGTGTCGGAACCGGAGGTGTGGTAAAAAGTAATGGGTGTGAAAATCCCACATACATGGAGGCGGCTATAAAAGCTTGA